Part of the Polaribacter sp. Hel1_33_78 genome is shown below.
TAATGATATTAGAACAGGAAACGAAAAAGTGATTACTGTAGTCGGTTGCGGAGGTGATAGAGATGCAACAAAAAGACCAAAAATGGCGCATATTGCATCTCAATTAAGCACTCAGGCAATTTTTACTTCAGATAATCCTAGGTCCGAGAACCCTCAAACTATTTTAGATGAAATGGAAGATGGTGTTTCGCCTGAAAACTATAGAAAAACATTAACCGTCTTAGATAGAAGACAAGCAATAAAAACAGCTTGTAAACTATCAGAAACTGGGGACATTATATTAATTGCTGGAAAAGGACATGAAAATTATCAGGAAGTGAATGGAGTTCGCTCTCATTTTGATGATTTAGAAGAAGTAACAAACTGTTTTAATCAATTAAAAAAGAACTAAAATGCTGTATTATTTATTCGAATATTTAGAAAGTCAATTTAGTTTTCCAGGTGCAAGTGTGTTTCAATTTATCACATTTAGAGCAGCAGCAGCTTTTATTTTGTCTTTATTGATTTCAGCAATTTTTGGTAAAAGAATTATTAAATTTTTGCAAAAACAACAAGTAGGAGAAACGGTTAGAGATTTAGGCTTAGAGGGGCAGAAACAAAAATCTGGAACTCCAACTATGGGAGGAATTATCATTATTCTAGCAACGTTAATTCCTGTAATTTTATTAACGAAATTAGATAATATTTACATTGTGATTTTGATAATCACTACATTTTGGATGGGTTTTATTGGTTTTTTAGATGATTATATCAAAGTGTTTAAAAAAGATAAAGATGGTTTAAAAGGGAAGTTTAAAATTTTAGGTCAGGTTGGTCTAGGGCTGATTGTAGGGTCAATGTTATATTTTAATGATGGAGTTACGATTAAAGAACAATTACCACTGCAGCAGCAAGTTATGCAAGAGAATGGAAGGAAAAAAGTTTTTGGTGAGGCTCACAAATCTACCAAAACTACCGTTCCGTTTTTAAAAGATAACGAATTAGATTATTCAAAAGCGTTGCGTTTTTTGGGTGAAGGTTATGAAAAACATGGATGGATCGTTTTCATTTTTATCACTGTTTTTATTGTTACAGGAGTCTCCAATGGAGCAAATTTAACTGACGGAATCGATGGTTTAGCAGCAGGTTCATCAGCAATTATTGTAATAACATTAGCTGTTTTTGCTTGGGTTTCTGGTAACATAATTTTTGCTGATTACTTAGATGTAATGTATATCCCAAATTCTGGAGAAATGACTGTTTTTATTTTGGCATTTGCAGGAGCTTTAATTGGGTTTTTGTGGTACAATACATATCCTGCTCAAGTTTTTATGGGAGATACAGGAAGTTTAACAATTGGAGGGATTATAGCGGTAATCGCAATTTCAATTCGTAAAGAGTTATTGTTGCCGATTTTAGCAGGAATTTTTGTTGTAGAAAATCTCTCAGTAATCATGCAGGTTTCTTGGTTTAAATACACAAAGAAGAAATTTGGAGTAGGTAGACGTATTTTTAAAATGGCGCCTTTACATCATCATTATCAAAAGTTGAGTTATCATGAAAGTAAGATTGTTGTTCGTTTTTGGATTGTTGGAATTCTTTTAGCGGTCTTCGCAATTGTTACTTTGAAATTGAGATAGATGAAAAGGTTAGTGATTTTAGGAGGAGGAGAAAGTGGAGTAGGGACTGCAATTTTAGGAAAACGAAAAGGGTACGAAGTTTTTGTTTCAGATAACAACAAAATATTAAATAAATATAAAAAAGTTCTTTTAAATAATGAAATTGATTTTGAGGAAAATCAGCATACAGAAAGTAAGATTTTAAATGCTGATGCAGTGGTAAAAAGTCCGGGGATTCCGGAAAAAGTTTTAATAGTTCAAAAATTGATGGAGAACTCAATAAAGGTTATTTCGGAAATTGAATTTGCAGCACAATATACAAATGCAACAATTATTGGGATTACAGGTTCAAATGGAAAAACAACCACAACATTATTAACACATCATATTTTAAAAAAAGCGGGATTAAGTGTTGGAATTGCTGGGAATATTGGAGATAGTTTTGCACAACAAGTTGCTGAGGAAACGTATGAGAATTATGTTTTAGAATTAAGTAGTTTTCAGTTAGATGGCATAGAAAATTTTAAAAGTCACATTGCAATTTTAACCAATATTACACCAGATCATTTAGATCGCTATGAGTATGATTTTGATAAATACATTGCCTCAAAATTTAGAATCACAAAGAATCAAAAAGAAACTGATTATTTAATTTATGATGCAGATGATCCTGTAATCAATAATTGGTTAAAAGAAAATAAAACAAGTGCAAAATTAGTTCCGTTTTCGCTTGAAAAAGAATTGGAATATGGAGCCTATATCAAAGATAATAATATAATCATCAACATTAATAAAGACCTAATTAACATGCCGTTATCAACTTTATCAATTAAAGGAAAACATAATACAAAAAATGCTATGGCAGCAAGTATGGCTGCGCAATTATTAAAGGCTAGAAAACAAGTTATAAAAGAAAGTTTAGAAGATTTTGAAGGTGTAGAACATCGTTTAGAAAATGTTGCAAAGGTCAAGGATGTAGAATATATCAATGATTCTAAAGCAACGAACGTAAATGCAACTTTTTATGCATTAGAATGCATGGATAAAACCACAGTTTGGATCGTTGGAGGTGTAGACAAGGGGAATGATTATAATGATTTATTGCCTTTGGTTAGAGAAAAAGTAAAGGCAATTGTTTGTTTAGGTCTTGATAATGAAAAAATTAAAAATACGTTTGGTAATGTAGTAGATATTATTGTTGAAACTGCCGGAGCCGAAGAAGCGGTAAAAGTATCTCATAAGTTAGCAGAAAGAGGAGAAGTGGTTTTATTATCTCCTGCTTGCGCTAGTTTTGATTTATTTGATAATTATGAAGACAGAGGGCGTCAATTTAAAAGAGCAGTAAAAAGTCTTTAAAAAGGTTTAATCATCTAAAAATTTAAATACTTACGTATCTGTAAACCTAAAAATGAAAACTATTTTTCAACATATAAAAGGAGATCACACCATTTGGGCAATTGTTGCTATTTTGGCAATATTCTCTTTTATGCCTGTGTATAGTGCAAGCACAAACTTGGTATATGTTGTTGGTTCTGGTTCTACTTTAGGGTATTTACTAAAACACATGGTTTTATTAATTATGGGTTTTGGCATTATTTACGGAGTTCATAAAATTCCTTACAGATATTTCTCAGGAGGATCTGTATTAATGCTTCCCATTGTAATTGTCTTATTGGTTTTTACATTGGCGCAAGGAACTATAATTGGAGGGGCGAATGCAAGTAGATGGATTCGTATTGCAGGTATCGGTTTTCAAACATCTACTTTAGCAGGTTTAGTGTTGATGGTTTATGTAGCGCGATATTTAGCTAAAAACAAAGAAAAAGAAATCAATTTTAAAGAAAGTGTATGGCAACTTTGGGTGCCAGTAGCTGCAGTTTTAATATTAATATTGCCTGCAAATTTCTCAACAACCGCCATCATTTTTGCTATGACTTTAATGCTGACTTTTATTGGAGGATACCCATTAAAATATTTAGGATTTATTATAGGAACTGGATTAGTAATATTATTGTTTTTTGTTTTAATAGCAAAAGCCTTTCCAGACGCAATGCCAAATAGAGTGCAAACTTGGCAAAATCGAATTGAGAATTTTTCAGATTCAGAAGATAAAGAAGCGTATCAAGTACAAAAGGCAAAAATTGCAATTGCAACAGGAGGTCCGGTAGGAGTTGGTCCTGGTAAAAGTGTTCAGAAAAACTTTTTACCACAATCTTCATCAGATTTTATTTTTGCAATTATTGTTGAAGAATATGGTTTATTAGGTGGTTTTTTAATCGTTTTTATTTACTTTTTGCTGCTCTTCAGAATTTTTGTAGTTATTAGAAAAACAACTACCATTTTTGGAACATTGTTAGTTGTTGGTGTTGGTTGTCCAATTATATTTCAAGCGACCATAAATATGGCTGTTGCTGCCAACTTGTTTCCAGTTACTGGACAAACGTTGCCATTAATTAGTAGTGGAGGTACTTCTATTTGGATGACATGTTTTGCATTAGGAATGATTCTTAGTGTAAGCGCAGCAAAAGAAGTAGAAGAGGAAGATATTTTAGATGATAACCCTTTAGATATTTTACATGAAACCATATAATATACTTATTTCTGGAGGAGGAACAGGAGGTCATATTTATCCTGCAATAGCCATTGCTAACGAATTTAAATTACGCTATCCAGATGCAAATTTTCTTTTTGTGGGTGCTAAAGATAGAATGGAAATGGAAAAAGTTCCGCAAGCTGGTTATGATATAAAAGGCTTATGGATTTCTGGAGTGCAAAGAAAATTAACCCTAGATAATTTATCCTTTCCTTTTAAATTGATTAGTAGTTTGTGGGAAGCAAGAAAAATTATCAAACAATTTAAACCTGATATAGCAATTGGCACTGGAGGTTTTGCGAGTGGGCCAACTTTAATAGTGGCAAGTAGAAAGGGTATTCCTACTTTAATACAAGAACAGAACTCTTTCCCAGGAATTACTAATAAATTGTTGAGTAAAAGAGCCAGCAAAATTTGTGTGGCCTATGACCATTTAGAACGTTTTTTTCCTTTGGATAAAATGGTAAAAACAGGAAATCCTGTTCGTCAAGATTTGTTGACGATTTATTCCAAAGAACAAGAAGCAAAAGATTTTTTTAAGTTGCATAAAACGAATAAAACAATTTTGGTTTTAGGTGGAAGTTTAGGTGCAAGAAAAATAAATCAGCTTGTTGAAGGTAATTTGGAATTCTTCAAAAACCAAGAGGTTCAAATTATTTGGCAATGCGGAAAGCTATATTTTGACGAGTATAATAAATACAATGACTTAAGTTACGTGCAAGTGCATGAATTTGTGAATAGAATGGATTTGGCATATGCTGCCACGGATATTATTATCTCTAGAGCAGGAGCAAGCTCAGTTTCAGAGTTGTGTATCGTTGGTAAACCTGTCATTTTTATTCCGTCACCAAATGTAGCTGAGGATCATCAAACAAAAAATGCAAAGTCCATAGCAGATAAACATGGAGCTATTTTGTTAAAAGAAAGTGAGTTAGAAACGTTTCCTATTGTTTTTGAAACGCTTTTAAAAGATATAGGAAAGCAAGAGCATTTATCAGAGAATATAAAAGAATTAGCATTGCCAGGAGCAACAACAGATATTGTAAATGAGATTGAAAAACTATTAAAAAAGTGAATTTAAAAAAGATACAGACCATTTATTTTGTTGGTATTGGAGGTATTGGAATGAGTGCAATTGCTCGTTACTTTGCATCCAATGGAAAGCTTGTGGCTGGTTATGACAAAACTCCGTCTCAAATAATTTCGAGTTTAGAGGAATTGGGTGTTGAAATTCATTTTGAAGATAGTTTAAAGAACATACCAATTTCTTTTTTAGATAAGGATAAAACCTTGGTTGTGTACACACCAGCAATTGCCGAAAATCATACAGAATTAAATTACTTCTTAAATAATAATTTTAAGGTTTTAAAAAGAGCAGAAGTTTTAGGTAAAATTACAGAAAGCACTTTTTGTCTGGCTGTTGCTGGAACGCATGGGAAAACTACAACTTCTTCTATTTTAGGACATATTATGCATCAACAAAAAGCGACTTCTTTTTTAGGTGGAATTGCTGAAAATTACAATTCAAATTTAATTTTGGGTGAAGACAAAGTTTCGGTTGTTGAAGCAGATGAGTTTGATCGATCTTTCTTACAATTGAGTCCTAATATTGCTTGTATAACTTCTATGGATGCTGATCATTTAGATATCTATGGAGAAGCAGCAGTTTTAGAAGAATCGTTTGTAGAGTTTGCAAATAAAGTTTCAGGTACATTAATCATTGCAAAAGGATTGCCTTTAAAAGGGTTAACCTATGCTGTAAACGAAGCCGCAGATTACAGAGCCTTTAATTTAAAAATTGAAAGTGGAAAGTATATTTTTGATGTCCAAACACCATCAGAAAGTATAAAAAATATTGAATTCTATTTACCAGGTAAGCATAATGTAATGAATGCTTTAGCTGCATTTGCAATGGCAGATGTATATGGTGTTCCCGCAAAAAAAATTAAATTAAGTTTGTCAACTTTTAAAGGGGTGAAACGTAGGTTTTCTTATAAAATAAAAACGAGTGACTTTGTTTTGATTGATGATTATGCACATCATCCAACAGAAATAAATGCAGTAGAAAATTCCATAAGAGAAATGTATCCCAAAGAAAAAGTATTGGCTGTTTTTCAACCACATTTATTTTCTAGAACAAGAGATTTTATCGATGATTTTGCAACTGCATTATCAAAATTTGATGAAATCTTATTATTAGATATTTATCCAGCAAGAGAATTACCAATTGCTGGGGTAAGTTCTGAATGGTTATTTCATAAAATAGAGAACAAGCATAAAAAATTGGTTCAAAAAAATAATTTAATAAAAGATATTAAAAAATCGACAGCAAAAGTAGTTGTAATGTTAGGTGCTGGTGACATTGGAGAAATGGTAAATGAAGTAAAAATAAACTTTTATAATTCAAGAAAATGAAATTCAGAAAGGTTTTAAAATACTTGTTATTTCCAGCTTTGATGGTGGGTTTAGGGTTTTTGTACAGTTTTTCATCAACAAGAAATCTGCAAATAAAAATAGCAGAGCCTATTGTAGAATTTGAAGAAGGGGATAATAATTTTTTAACATATTCAATGGTTAATAAATTGTTAATACAAAATAAAGAAACAGTGCAAAACCAAGCGAAATCTGTGATAAATTTATACGGATTAGAGAATAGAGTGTCCAAAAATCCATATGTAGAAAATGCAACCATTTTTTTAACGATTGATGGCAGACTAAAAACAATTATTAAACAACGGATACCTGTTGCTAGAATTGTTTTAAAAAGTGGCTCTTATTACATTGATAAACAAGGAGTAAAAGTCCCTTTGTCCAATAATTATTCTGCAAGAGTAATGTTGATTTCGGGAGTTGAAAATGTGGAAGCTGTTAACGAGATTTTACCTTTGATTTCTTTAATATTAGGGGATGAATTTTTACATAAAGAGATTGTTGGAATTGAAAAATCTGAAGTTCATGAGTATAAGTTTTCTGTGAGAAGTGGTGATTATAAAATAAATTTTGGAAAATTATCTGAAATGGAAACAAAATTTAAGAAGTTGAAAGCTTTTTACAGCAAAACATTTAAAGATAAAACTATTAAAAATTACAATTTAATAAATTTAAAATATCACAACCAAGTTGTGTGCATTAAATAAATCAAAATGGAAGACAATAAAATAGCTGTTGGTTTAGATATTGGTACAACCAAGATTGTTGCCATGATTGGTCGTAAAAACGAATATGGCAAGATTGAGGTTGTTGGTATCGGAAAAGCTAAAAGCCTAGGCGTGAAACGTGGAGTTGTAAGTAATATTACACAAACGATTCAATCAATTCAACAAGCGGTAGATGAAGCACAAAGTGTTTCTGGTGTAAAGATTGAAGATGTTGTTGTTGGTATTGCTGGTCAGCATATAAGAAGCTTACATCATAGTGATTATATCACAAGAAATAATGCTGATGAAGTTATAGATGAAGATGATATTGAAGACTTAGTGAATCAAGTTCATAAGTTGGTGATGTTACCGGGAGAAGAAATTATTCACGTATTACCACAAGAATTTA
Proteins encoded:
- the murD gene encoding UDP-N-acetylmuramoyl-L-alanine--D-glutamate ligase, which gives rise to MKRLVILGGGESGVGTAILGKRKGYEVFVSDNNKILNKYKKVLLNNEIDFEENQHTESKILNADAVVKSPGIPEKVLIVQKLMENSIKVISEIEFAAQYTNATIIGITGSNGKTTTTLLTHHILKKAGLSVGIAGNIGDSFAQQVAEETYENYVLELSSFQLDGIENFKSHIAILTNITPDHLDRYEYDFDKYIASKFRITKNQKETDYLIYDADDPVINNWLKENKTSAKLVPFSLEKELEYGAYIKDNNIIININKDLINMPLSTLSIKGKHNTKNAMAASMAAQLLKARKQVIKESLEDFEGVEHRLENVAKVKDVEYINDSKATNVNATFYALECMDKTTVWIVGGVDKGNDYNDLLPLVREKVKAIVCLGLDNEKIKNTFGNVVDIIVETAGAEEAVKVSHKLAERGEVVLLSPACASFDLFDNYEDRGRQFKRAVKSL
- a CDS encoding FtsW/RodA/SpoVE family cell cycle protein, with the protein product MKTIFQHIKGDHTIWAIVAILAIFSFMPVYSASTNLVYVVGSGSTLGYLLKHMVLLIMGFGIIYGVHKIPYRYFSGGSVLMLPIVIVLLVFTLAQGTIIGGANASRWIRIAGIGFQTSTLAGLVLMVYVARYLAKNKEKEINFKESVWQLWVPVAAVLILILPANFSTTAIIFAMTLMLTFIGGYPLKYLGFIIGTGLVILLFFVLIAKAFPDAMPNRVQTWQNRIENFSDSEDKEAYQVQKAKIAIATGGPVGVGPGKSVQKNFLPQSSSDFIFAIIVEEYGLLGGFLIVFIYFLLLFRIFVVIRKTTTIFGTLLVVGVGCPIIFQATINMAVAANLFPVTGQTLPLISSGGTSIWMTCFALGMILSVSAAKEVEEEDILDDNPLDILHETI
- the murG gene encoding undecaprenyldiphospho-muramoylpentapeptide beta-N-acetylglucosaminyltransferase, whose translation is MKPYNILISGGGTGGHIYPAIAIANEFKLRYPDANFLFVGAKDRMEMEKVPQAGYDIKGLWISGVQRKLTLDNLSFPFKLISSLWEARKIIKQFKPDIAIGTGGFASGPTLIVASRKGIPTLIQEQNSFPGITNKLLSKRASKICVAYDHLERFFPLDKMVKTGNPVRQDLLTIYSKEQEAKDFFKLHKTNKTILVLGGSLGARKINQLVEGNLEFFKNQEVQIIWQCGKLYFDEYNKYNDLSYVQVHEFVNRMDLAYAATDIIISRAGASSVSELCIVGKPVIFIPSPNVAEDHQTKNAKSIADKHGAILLKESELETFPIVFETLLKDIGKQEHLSENIKELALPGATTDIVNEIEKLLKK
- the mraY gene encoding phospho-N-acetylmuramoyl-pentapeptide-transferase — encoded protein: MLYYLFEYLESQFSFPGASVFQFITFRAAAAFILSLLISAIFGKRIIKFLQKQQVGETVRDLGLEGQKQKSGTPTMGGIIIILATLIPVILLTKLDNIYIVILIITTFWMGFIGFLDDYIKVFKKDKDGLKGKFKILGQVGLGLIVGSMLYFNDGVTIKEQLPLQQQVMQENGRKKVFGEAHKSTKTTVPFLKDNELDYSKALRFLGEGYEKHGWIVFIFITVFIVTGVSNGANLTDGIDGLAAGSSAIIVITLAVFAWVSGNIIFADYLDVMYIPNSGEMTVFILAFAGALIGFLWYNTYPAQVFMGDTGSLTIGGIIAVIAISIRKELLLPILAGIFVVENLSVIMQVSWFKYTKKKFGVGRRIFKMAPLHHHYQKLSYHESKIVVRFWIVGILLAVFAIVTLKLR
- the murC gene encoding UDP-N-acetylmuramate--L-alanine ligase, giving the protein MNLKKIQTIYFVGIGGIGMSAIARYFASNGKLVAGYDKTPSQIISSLEELGVEIHFEDSLKNIPISFLDKDKTLVVYTPAIAENHTELNYFLNNNFKVLKRAEVLGKITESTFCLAVAGTHGKTTTSSILGHIMHQQKATSFLGGIAENYNSNLILGEDKVSVVEADEFDRSFLQLSPNIACITSMDADHLDIYGEAAVLEESFVEFANKVSGTLIIAKGLPLKGLTYAVNEAADYRAFNLKIESGKYIFDVQTPSESIKNIEFYLPGKHNVMNALAAFAMADVYGVPAKKIKLSLSTFKGVKRRFSYKIKTSDFVLIDDYAHHPTEINAVENSIREMYPKEKVLAVFQPHLFSRTRDFIDDFATALSKFDEILLLDIYPARELPIAGVSSEWLFHKIENKHKKLVQKNNLIKDIKKSTAKVVVMLGAGDIGEMVNEVKINFYNSRK
- a CDS encoding cell division protein FtsQ/DivIB, translating into MKFRKVLKYLLFPALMVGLGFLYSFSSTRNLQIKIAEPIVEFEEGDNNFLTYSMVNKLLIQNKETVQNQAKSVINLYGLENRVSKNPYVENATIFLTIDGRLKTIIKQRIPVARIVLKSGSYYIDKQGVKVPLSNNYSARVMLISGVENVEAVNEILPLISLILGDEFLHKEIVGIEKSEVHEYKFSVRSGDYKINFGKLSEMETKFKKLKAFYSKTFKDKTIKNYNLINLKYHNQVVCIK